In Phragmites australis chromosome 17, lpPhrAust1.1, whole genome shotgun sequence, the following are encoded in one genomic region:
- the LOC133897768 gene encoding nuclear pore complex protein NUP62-like: protein MMDSGNSGSLQSSSGGEDEFDSRAGGGGGGGVDSSPLSALLRPSPSPSAAAFSLHGSLYGLQEFTSAPPPPPQQQQQAAPWSGQFTGAAGASSSSPRIGHADAGAGGRSQQVDTSATGQGAATAAPPPRGSRKRTRASRRAPTTVLTTDTSNFRAMVQEFTGIPSPPFAAGVGAPAASLRTRFDHIFPSPSSLRSAAGAAVDTASLPPYLLRPFAQKLPTAPSTFPPFTSSSSSTPSSSNIGVANANAATGTATTAAGSSNLTAQSATAAGVDDTFQLTSSALLRLQDPNSYLSFQNLLDSQPSSQSMFGAAGGFAQAPRLHEPSPSSPSEFLTGMGSGSLGVTHGGLMGSEGLHLHQRSDVHHGGDELSGVVAGGGSCKLNYSHAGAATSSSAAASVDKPPDGGAGAPARPGRGEGLDPWICTSE from the coding sequence ATGATGGACTCCGGCAACAGCGGGAGCCTCCAGTCGTCCAGCGGCGGCGAAGACGAGTTCGACTCGCGGGCcgggggaggcggaggagggggcGTCGACTCCTCCCCGCTCTCCGCgctgctccggccgtcgccctCGCCTTCGGCCGCCGCGTTCTCGCTCCACGGCTCCCTCTACGGCCTCCAAGAATTCAcgtccgctcctcctcctccgccgcagcagcaacagcaggcGGCGCCCTGGTCAGGCCAGTTCACCGGCGCCGCGGGGgcatcctcgtcgtcgccgcgcATCGGGCACGCGGACGCAGGGGCGGGCGGGCGCAGCCAGCAGGTTGACACGTCCGCGACGGGGCAGGGGGCGGCGActgcggcgccgccgccgagaggGTCGCGGAAGCGGACGCGAGCGTCGCGGCGGGCACCGACGACGGTGCTGACCACCGACACCTCCAACTTCCGCGCCATGGTGCAGGAATTCACCGGCATCCCGTCCCCGCCCTTCGCCGCGGGGGTCGGTGCCCCCGCCGCGTCGCTCCGCACCCGCTTCGACCACATCTTCCCCTCACCGTCCTCCCTTCGCTCCGCCGCTGGCGCAGCCGTTGACACCGCCTCGCTGCCGCCGTACCTCCTCCGCCCGTTCGCGCAGAAGCTCCCGACGGCGCCTTCCACTTTCCCGCCATTcacgtcgtcgtcatcgtccaCACCGTCCTCGTCCAACATCGGCGTCGCCAATGCCAATGCCGCGACGGGCACGGCCACCACCGCAGCAGGGTCCTCCAACCTGACCGCCcagtcggcgacggcggccggaGTGGACGACACCTTCCAGCTGACGTCCTCCGCGCTTCTCCGGCTGCAGGACCCCAACAGCTACCTCTCCTTCCAGAACCTCCTCGACTCACAGCCCTCGTCACAGTCCATGTTCGGCGCGGCGGGCGGGTTCGCGCAGGCGCCGCGGTTGCACGAGCCGTCACCGTCGTCGCCTTCGGAGTTCCTGACCGGCATGGGAAGCGGCAGCCTCGGTGTCACCCACGGTGGACTCATGGGCTCCGAGGGGCTGCACTTACACCAAAGAAGCGACGTCCACCACGGCGGCGACGAGCTGTCGGGCGTGGTCGCGGGCGGCGGCAGCTGCAAGCTGAACTACTCCCACGCCGGCGCGGCCACCTCGTCATCGGCCGCAGCCAGCGTCGACAAGCCACCCGACGGCGGTGCCGGCGCGCCCGCCCGGCCTGGACGAGGCGAGGGCCTAGACCCTTGGATTTGCACATCGGAGTAG